From a single Fusobacterium pseudoperiodonticum genomic region:
- a CDS encoding WYL domain-containing protein — protein MSKKIKVTLPQNIYEIIKNDISDFNMTSNYFMNYIFLNLNDKYKNFKGNPAIAEQSKEKSSIQFNLNKESSLIYYDVLRDNNAQNESEFMRSLLIRYATNPKNKRELFIFKESVERINLAIKDKKNVYITFNDDRKVKVSPYHIGSSDLEIANYIFCYDFSEEKYKNYKLSYLKQVYTTSEVAKWEDSDYIEDMIKNFDPFLSKGQIIKVKLSENGKKLLKTIKINRPKLISEDGDLFEFEASDEQIKRYFSYFFDEATVIEPIELKEWFIEKYENALKNLKNK, from the coding sequence TTGAGTAAAAAAATAAAGGTTACTTTGCCTCAAAATATATATGAAATCATAAAAAACGATATCAGTGATTTTAATATGACGAGTAATTATTTTATGAACTATATTTTTCTTAATTTAAATGATAAATATAAGAATTTTAAAGGTAATCCTGCTATAGCAGAACAAAGTAAGGAGAAATCTAGTATACAATTTAATTTAAATAAGGAAAGTAGCCTAATTTACTATGATGTTTTAAGGGATAACAATGCCCAAAATGAATCTGAATTCATGAGAAGTTTACTTATTAGGTATGCCACTAATCCTAAGAATAAAAGAGAATTATTTATTTTTAAGGAATCAGTGGAAAGAATAAATCTAGCAATAAAGGATAAAAAGAATGTATACATTACATTTAATGATGATAGAAAAGTTAAGGTAAGTCCTTACCATATAGGAAGTTCTGATTTAGAGATAGCAAATTATATTTTTTGTTATGACTTCAGTGAAGAAAAATACAAAAACTATAAGTTAAGTTATCTAAAACAGGTTTATACTACTTCTGAAGTAGCTAAGTGGGAAGATAGTGATTACATTGAAGATATGATTAAGAATTTTGATCCTTTCTTATCAAAGGGTCAAATTATAAAAGTAAAGCTTAGTGAAAATGGTAAGAAATTACTTAAGACAATTAAAATAAATAGACCTAAATTAATAAGTGAGGATGGAGATTTATTTGAATTTGAAGCTTCTGATGAACAAATTAAAAGATATTTTAGTTATTTTTTTGATGAAGCAACAGTTATTGAGCCAATTGAATTAAAAGAATGGTTTATTGAAAAATATGAAAATGCTTTAAAAAACTTAAAAAATAAATAA